Part of the Niallia alba genome is shown below.
TATTCAAAATTCTTATATTGATGATGGAAGAGGAGTATTTGAAGGTTTATGTAACATTTGCAAGAAGTAAAGGAATTCGCAATTTTCCAATCCTATGGAAACATATTCTTCGTAATATTATCCCAGTATCCTTTCATCATATGAAAATTATTATTTGGGGATTGTTATCTAGCCAATTTATAATCGAACGCCTGTTTAATGTTCATGGATTTACCTATTTTCTTGTAGAGAACTTTACACCAATGACAATTGCTGTATCTTTGCTGCTTATATTTACGCCATTTTTTATTCTTTTCCAAGTAGTAGAGATATGGATACAGGAAGAGCAAGAAAAGGCCCGAGAAGTGAAAAAGGATTCGTGGAAACAGAAAATGAGTTTTTCAAACTTTTTGTTATCGTCTAAGGTATTTGGTATTAATCTAAGGGATGGGGTGCGAAGTTTTAGTTGGGATAAGCTCTCCTTGATTCGCCCACTAACTTGGATGGGAAAAACGTTTGCTTTACATATGAAAAATTGGAAATTTGCTATAGGTAGTCTGTTCTTTATTGTCGTTATTGGTTATAGCATTATTTATTCGGTAACGACCGATAACCATGTTGATCAGATGCGGTTATTTTATGCAGAAGATGGAGTGACACTAATTTCTGCCATGCCATTTGCCCCAACGGAACCTTTCTTCTTTGGATCCGATAGATTAGGTTACAGTCTGTTTGATCAAATTGTGATTGGTGCCAAGTATACGTTGTTTTTCGCGCTACTTATCGCGTGCTTTCGTGTAGTTGTTGGATTATTACTTGCAGTAATTTACTCTTTTTACTTGAAACAGCCAGCACAGCAATGGGTAGCAAAGATGGTAGATTCGATTCATTTTATGCCATTAAGCTTGATTGCTTATATTTTATTAAGTCCGATTCTTTTACCAGGTTTTGACGGATTCAGCTATTCCTTTTGGGAAAGAGTCTTTTTAGAAACGATGATTTTGACTCTGTTGGTGGTTCCATTGACTACTGTATTATTAGGGAAAGAAATCAATCGTGTGTCTGATTATGAATTTATTGCAAGTGCGAAAGTAATGGGCGGTGGGAAATTTCAAATTTTCACTCGACATATACTTCCGCATTTAGGTCCAAGGCTTACCATTTTATTTGGACAACAATTTATTCAAGTGTTATTAATTTTTATGCATTTGGGTATTTTTGATTATTTCTTTGGAGGAACAAAATTATCGATGGATCCAATGTTTGCTGATCCTCCACAATCCTCTACCTATGAATGGTCAGGGTTAATCGGACAGGTCGGCAGAGGAGCAATTGGCTCTGGACAATACTGGTACTTATATATTCTTGTGCCATTTATTTTCGCAATATTTGCCATGCAGCTAATTGTTCAAGGAGTGAAAGAGGTTCAACAAGTAAAGGTAGGAGTTATTTTTAAGCTGCCAAGCTTTCGAAAGAAAAAGCAAAGCATACAATCAAAAGAAGTAGCACCAATGATTACGAAAGAGAGTTTCACACAGATAGGGAGAGATGCAAATGGAAATCAGGCAATTACACCACCATGATGCAGAAGCATATTTTGCCCTCAGATTAGAGGCATTGCAAACAAATCCAGAAGCATTTGGTTCTAGCTATGAGGAAGAAAAAGATTATCCGCTAAGTCAAATACAAAGCAGATTAACAGATCCTGCTTATGTATTTGGGGCATTTCTTGAAAATACTCTAATAGGTGTCGTTACCTTAGTGAGAGAAACAAAGCAAAAGATGAGCCATCGTGCTAATATCTATGCTGTCTATGTGACACCTTTACATAGAGGAAAAGGTGTAGCGAAACAATTACTACAAGCGGCAATCGAATACGCACATACATTACAAGGGATAGAACAATTATACCTCGCAGTTGTTTCTGATAATATCTCAGCTAAAAAGTTATATCGTTCATTTGGATTTGAAACATATGGAATCGATCAAAAAGCGATAAAAATTAGTGGGAAATACTATGATGAGGAATTAATGGTTCGCTTTTTATCCCACTCTTAACGGGCAGAAAAACCTCAATGATGGAAGGTTTCTTTATAACAACTAAGTTAAAGTAAATATTAGACTGTGGTTACTTTGGATTAATCGAAGGATACCACAGTTTTTATTTTGGGAAGAAAAGTGAAAAATAGCAATAAAGTTATAATAAAAAATTGTTTAAATATAAACAAAAGAGCAAAAAGTCCGATATATTATTTGTAAATAAAATTGAATTATTCT
Proteins encoded:
- a CDS encoding GNAT family N-acetyltransferase encodes the protein MEIRQLHHHDAEAYFALRLEALQTNPEAFGSSYEEEKDYPLSQIQSRLTDPAYVFGAFLENTLIGVVTLVRETKQKMSHRANIYAVYVTPLHRGKGVAKQLLQAAIEYAHTLQGIEQLYLAVVSDNISAKKLYRSFGFETYGIDQKAIKISGKYYDEELMVRFLSHS
- a CDS encoding ABC transporter permease subunit, yielding MRKFVKIIIYYLLGTIAILALSVFPKYFRMRDLPEGEGYFSTLLSFLSKEFFQKEEWVYSLNGVDKKPILDVLWPAFIYSMEILFGAILLGCFVAFVLSILSFFLPKFLLQPIKRFLDLIESVPDIIIATLLQALVIFIFAQTGIEIFAVASYSEKAYAGPIITLAILPAISLFKILILMMEEEYLKVYVTFARSKGIRNFPILWKHILRNIIPVSFHHMKIIIWGLLSSQFIIERLFNVHGFTYFLVENFTPMTIAVSLLLIFTPFFILFQVVEIWIQEEQEKAREVKKDSWKQKMSFSNFLLSSKVFGINLRDGVRSFSWDKLSLIRPLTWMGKTFALHMKNWKFAIGSLFFIVVIGYSIIYSVTTDNHVDQMRLFYAEDGVTLISAMPFAPTEPFFFGSDRLGYSLFDQIVIGAKYTLFFALLIACFRVVVGLLLAVIYSFYLKQPAQQWVAKMVDSIHFMPLSLIAYILLSPILLPGFDGFSYSFWERVFLETMILTLLVVPLTTVLLGKEINRVSDYEFIASAKVMGGGKFQIFTRHILPHLGPRLTILFGQQFIQVLLIFMHLGIFDYFFGGTKLSMDPMFADPPQSSTYEWSGLIGQVGRGAIGSGQYWYLYILVPFIFAIFAMQLIVQGVKEVQQVKVGVIFKLPSFRKKKQSIQSKEVAPMITKESFTQIGRDANGNQAITPP